A stretch of the Thiomicrospira pelophila DSM 1534 genome encodes the following:
- a CDS encoding PilZ domain-containing protein produces the protein MSSSTIDSRRFFRLDMPVYAHILPRNRIPACDFFATPTIYLTKQRQALASDKLVEAKDWLAKVKEDTDLAGVVLKDIIKRIAFFNDVMQAVQAGRAPFKLEDYSRNLRLAKAENEHLEAYKVSAPKSYAFFKGIENKIKAYLNELHYMAQNSDSREIKYRQLLCITPTQADQNLSILKNSKFDGLALPQFIRVLTEYVNLSLDSFLEFQKDSVLKRYPTQWESITANLSEGGIRLEQSKALKPGESVCVAFHSDSYASVIGIKGSVVACDPVAKTAHYCLRINFDFPDRSQQMLIQKIMNQFEISQCADWMANAG, from the coding sequence ATGAGTTCAAGCACAATAGATAGCCGACGTTTTTTTCGACTCGATATGCCGGTTTATGCTCACATTCTGCCGCGTAATCGTATTCCGGCTTGTGATTTCTTTGCGACGCCCACCATTTACTTGACTAAGCAACGCCAGGCTTTAGCTAGCGATAAACTAGTCGAAGCCAAAGATTGGTTAGCGAAAGTTAAAGAAGATACCGATTTAGCGGGTGTCGTATTAAAAGACATCATAAAACGCATCGCTTTTTTCAATGATGTGATGCAGGCTGTGCAGGCTGGGCGAGCTCCTTTTAAACTTGAGGACTATAGTCGAAATTTAAGATTAGCTAAAGCTGAAAATGAGCATCTTGAAGCCTACAAGGTCAGCGCGCCAAAAAGTTATGCCTTTTTTAAAGGCATTGAAAATAAAATAAAAGCTTACCTGAACGAACTCCATTATATGGCACAGAACTCAGACAGTCGTGAAATCAAATACCGTCAGCTTTTGTGCATTACACCAACGCAAGCCGATCAAAACTTATCAATACTAAAAAACTCAAAATTTGATGGCTTGGCTTTACCTCAGTTTATTCGCGTATTAACTGAGTATGTAAATCTAAGTTTAGACAGTTTTTTAGAATTTCAGAAAGACTCCGTATTGAAGCGCTATCCAACTCAATGGGAATCGATTACGGCCAACTTAAGTGAAGGTGGCATAAGGCTAGAGCAGTCAAAAGCGCTTAAGCCGGGTGAGTCAGTATGTGTGGCTTTTCATTCGGATAGTTATGCTTCGGTAATCGGTATTAAGGGTTCGGTAGTGGCTTGTGATCCGGTGGCAAAAACGGCTCATTATTGTTTGCGTATTAACTTTGATTTTCCGGATCGCTCGCAACAGATGTTAATTCAGAAAATCATGAATCAATTCGAAATTAGCCAGTGTGCTGACTGGATGGCCAATGCTGGATAA
- the rlmD gene encoding 23S rRNA (uracil(1939)-C(5))-methyltransferase RlmD, whose translation MKLPQRRTQPKKHKTQRPSTLSGVYSGLKIEGLTHDGRGVGHINGKAVFIKNALPDEVVDIKIQQDQAQFAQARVMKWLEISADRVTPFCENYDRCGGCSLQHLSYDKQVFWKQKNLIEQLTKSLDTRRLVIEPMQTSDPQGYRRRARMFLVKQASQPKGLDKQAKLGFRELNSEQVVDIENCPVLTPALQKTMQSIRFELLPLASRQSKEIHLSESEQGIWVDSNVYKKSPNNTKNQPPYYNLRDLKIQFDPTGFIQVNSPVNESLVEQALSWLALSPGSTLLDLFCGVGNFSLPAAKMANQVVGVEGNSAAVELAKSNASLNKLNNLTFHKADLFEKSDHQAWWSDYDAVLLDPGRLGAKTLCQNIGELNAQRIVYVSCQSDTLIRDLQVIEQQGYRLKRIQLFDMFPNTSHIESLVLMEKLT comes from the coding sequence ATGAAACTTCCCCAAAGACGTACTCAACCCAAAAAACACAAAACCCAAAGACCCAGTACTTTATCTGGAGTTTACTCTGGCTTAAAGATTGAAGGCCTTACGCACGATGGTCGTGGTGTGGGTCATATTAACGGCAAAGCCGTATTCATTAAAAATGCCTTACCCGACGAAGTGGTTGATATAAAAATTCAGCAGGATCAAGCCCAATTTGCACAAGCTCGTGTGATGAAGTGGCTGGAGATTTCAGCTGATCGGGTAACACCTTTTTGTGAAAATTACGATCGTTGTGGAGGTTGTAGCCTTCAGCATTTAAGCTATGACAAACAGGTTTTTTGGAAACAAAAAAATCTCATTGAGCAACTCACTAAAAGTCTCGATACTCGCCGATTGGTTATCGAACCTATGCAAACTTCTGATCCCCAAGGTTATCGCCGACGCGCTCGAATGTTTCTTGTAAAGCAAGCCTCTCAACCAAAAGGGCTCGATAAACAGGCTAAACTAGGGTTTCGCGAACTCAATAGTGAACAAGTTGTCGATATTGAAAACTGCCCTGTGTTAACGCCCGCTTTACAAAAAACTATGCAATCAATTCGTTTTGAGCTGCTTCCGTTGGCCAGCCGCCAATCTAAAGAAATTCATTTAAGTGAATCGGAGCAAGGCATTTGGGTGGATTCAAACGTTTATAAAAAGAGCCCTAACAACACCAAAAATCAACCGCCTTATTACAACCTAAGAGACTTAAAAATCCAATTTGACCCGACAGGTTTTATCCAGGTTAATAGCCCTGTGAACGAATCATTAGTCGAGCAAGCTTTGAGCTGGTTAGCGCTTTCGCCAGGTTCAACTCTGCTTGATCTGTTTTGTGGTGTGGGCAACTTTAGTTTACCTGCCGCAAAAATGGCCAACCAAGTAGTGGGGGTTGAAGGCAATAGCGCAGCGGTTGAGCTAGCTAAAAGCAATGCTAGTCTAAATAAATTAAATAATTTGACCTTTCACAAAGCTGATTTATTTGAAAAGTCTGACCACCAGGCCTGGTGGTCAGACTACGATGCCGTGTTGCTTGATCCTGGCCGTTTGGGTGCGAAAACATTGTGTCAGAACATAGGTGAGTTAAATGCACAGCGTATTGTTTATGTATCTTGTCAAAGTGATACTTTAATTCGTGACTTACAGGTTATTGAACAGCAAGGCTACCGCCTCAAGCGGATTCAATTGTTCGATATGTTTCCCAACACCAGTCATATTGAAAGTTTAGTATTAATGGAAAAGCTAACCTAA